A genomic window from Treponema primitia ZAS-1 includes:
- a CDS encoding NHL repeat-containing protein codes for MRPAYSLLIALVLGLGGIAFAQESGIGGFDRDALAAREEFRLGVQAYNRSAFNEAILSFERSLSFRPGEALILDWLGRAYYRSGMEDTALRQWRSAVDSYGPSSRETLVLSSRIETVRNRRSLFSSLDDEIRYVEAGTYPGISGDVRIYRQPTTVLPLDDGSVWVVAYGSNEIVRIDVNGIVRQRQRGPLNGFDRPYDMVRGSDGRLYLSEFRGGRVSILSSQGEWQGYIGSKGRGEGMFIGPQNLTIDDAGYLYVVDYGNKRISKFDPDGAFVLSFGGRSEGFAGLLSPTGIVAREGRIYAADSLARRIYIFDSDGDYLGILISEGLHGPESLTLLDDGRILAADANRLLIIDPNSALIRELGLLGNPRVRIAGARADGNGNILAANFEGDEVSVMTPLDDMAAGLFVQIERVISDNFPRITVEVQVQDRRRRPIVGLDARNFLLTEEGRAAGEQNFLTAAFRSETSDISILLDRSPTALSMQPDLNVAIRDIQAAGSRIVSLISAGEQPLRERIEGTAPSLSALTTAARGSSSSYSLRWRFDMGLRLAATDLLNGAKKRAVVFISSGNLGELAFEQYGLSELAAYLANNGIIFYGVMLGGNPAAEEIRYLCEQTGGQVLSLYRSEGITPVLKDLNTKAVGSYILSYRTGLPTDFGRAYLPVEAEVYLMERSGRDATGYFPPIE; via the coding sequence GTGAGACCGGCGTATTCCTTGCTTATCGCCCTGGTTTTGGGCTTAGGTGGTATTGCCTTTGCCCAGGAGAGCGGCATAGGCGGGTTCGACCGGGATGCCCTGGCTGCCCGGGAGGAATTCCGTCTGGGGGTTCAGGCCTATAACCGGAGCGCCTTTAACGAGGCCATCCTTTCCTTTGAGCGATCCCTTTCCTTCAGACCCGGGGAAGCGTTGATCCTGGATTGGCTGGGCCGGGCCTACTACCGTTCGGGCATGGAGGATACCGCCCTGCGCCAGTGGCGTTCTGCGGTGGATTCCTACGGTCCTTCCAGCCGGGAAACCCTGGTCTTATCCAGCCGCATCGAAACGGTGCGGAACCGCCGCAGCCTCTTTTCCTCCCTTGATGATGAGATACGCTATGTGGAGGCCGGAACCTATCCCGGTATATCCGGGGATGTCCGGATATACCGGCAGCCAACCACGGTACTGCCCCTGGATGACGGTTCGGTCTGGGTGGTGGCCTACGGCAGCAACGAGATTGTACGCATAGACGTGAACGGCATAGTCCGTCAGCGCCAACGGGGGCCCCTGAACGGGTTCGACCGGCCCTACGACATGGTCCGGGGTTCGGATGGCAGACTCTACCTGTCGGAATTCCGCGGCGGCCGGGTAAGCATACTCAGCAGCCAGGGAGAATGGCAGGGCTATATCGGTTCCAAAGGCCGGGGGGAGGGGATGTTTATCGGTCCCCAGAACCTTACCATTGATGATGCGGGCTACCTCTATGTGGTGGATTACGGCAACAAGCGGATCTCCAAATTCGACCCCGACGGAGCCTTCGTGCTTTCCTTCGGGGGCCGTTCCGAGGGCTTCGCCGGTCTGCTTTCCCCCACGGGCATAGTCGCCCGGGAGGGCAGGATTTATGCCGCGGACAGTCTGGCCCGGCGGATCTACATATTCGATTCGGACGGGGACTACCTGGGGATACTCATATCCGAGGGACTCCATGGCCCGGAAAGCCTTACCCTCTTGGACGATGGCCGGATCCTGGCGGCCGATGCCAACCGTCTCCTGATTATCGATCCGAATTCCGCGCTGATCCGCGAGCTGGGCCTTCTGGGGAATCCACGGGTACGTATCGCCGGGGCCCGGGCGGACGGAAATGGCAATATTCTGGCGGCGAATTTTGAAGGTGATGAGGTCTCGGTGATGACCCCCTTGGACGATATGGCCGCGGGGCTCTTTGTCCAGATAGAACGGGTAATTTCGGATAACTTTCCCCGGATCACCGTGGAAGTCCAGGTTCAAGACCGGCGGCGGCGGCCCATTGTTGGGCTGGACGCCCGGAATTTCCTGCTTACCGAGGAAGGCCGGGCTGCGGGGGAGCAAAATTTCCTCACCGCCGCCTTCCGTTCCGAAACTTCGGATATAAGTATTCTATTGGATCGTTCCCCAACCGCTCTTTCCATGCAGCCGGATCTGAACGTTGCTATCCGGGATATCCAGGCTGCGGGTTCCCGGATTGTCTCCCTCATCTCCGCGGGGGAACAGCCCCTGCGTGAACGGATCGAAGGTACCGCCCCATCCCTGAGCGCCCTTACTACCGCAGCCCGGGGAAGTTCATCCTCCTACTCCCTCCGCTGGCGTTTTGATATGGGGCTCCGGCTGGCCGCCACGGATCTTTTAAACGGCGCTAAAAAGCGGGCGGTGGTTTTTATCAGTTCCGGGAATCTGGGTGAACTGGCCTTTGAGCAGTACGGCCTCTCCGAACTGGCGGCATACCTGGCCAATAACGGCATCATCTTTTACGGCGTAATGCTGGGCGGGAATCCCGCCGCCGAAGAAATACGCTACCTTTGTGAACAGACCGGTGGGCAGGTACTGTCCCTCTACCGGAGCGAAGGCATCACCCCGGTTCTAAAGGACCTCAACACCAAAGCTGTGGGATCCTATATCCTCAGCTACCGTACCGGCCTCCCCACCGACTTTGGCCGGGCCTATCTTCCGGTGGAAGCCGAAGTCTACCTCATGGAACGCTCCGGCAGGGATGCTACGGGCTATTTCCCGCCGATAGAATAG